Proteins encoded by one window of Drosophila melanogaster chromosome X:
- the CG6023 gene encoding uncharacterized protein, isoform A: MTPNIEHLQVALEVAKNTREAVLCLTKEWLRNQNHTLPQDLHSYSLHSLALKHPLQSEVKEVKFQNQLGDFVYSGKVTTLQEEMPAIIESLLVLEHLYEIIVFDHQSWNCYFNNFVHFFHHNMHEALKVAGLNDACNPRNAEYNADHIWPMFGAAVETIKVLTIIEHKYEQLIKLYQ, from the exons ATGACTCCCAATATCGAACACCTGCAAGTGGCGCTCGAGGTGGCCAAGAATACGCGGGAGGCGGTCCTCTGTCTGACCAAAGAATGG CTGAGGAATCAAAACCACACCCTGCCCCAAGATCTTCACTCCTACTCTCTGCATTCCCTGGCATTGAAGCATCCGCTCCAGTCGGAGGTCAAGGAAGTTAAGTTCCAGAACCAGCTGGGTGACTTTGTGTACAGTGGCAAGGTGACAACGCTGCAGGAGGAGATGCCGGCCATTATCGAGTCCCTGCTGGTCCTGGAGCATCTATACGAGATCATTGTGTTCGATCACCAGTCCTGGAACTGCTACTTCAATAACTTCGTGCATTTCTTCCATCACAACATGCACGAGGCTCTCAAGGTCGCCGGTCTCAACGATGCCTGCAATCCGAGGAACGCCGAGTACAATGCCGATCACATATGGCCGATGTTTGGCGCCGCCGTGGAGACCATCAAGGTGCTGACCATCATCGAGCACAAGTACGAGCAGCTGATCAAGCTGTATCAGTAA
- the CG6023 gene encoding uncharacterized protein, isoform C, translating into MTANSSASESFELQFLERLQQQQQQQEQEQSAPAATKASCQQQSNIIGRISTSKCWLLGILLLLTVATSWPTGTIAAPRRARGLSLILPHRNHARLHHHHQHTRSISTKIVPLLTNQTEGREQCTDLKMTPNIEHLQVALEVAKNTREAVLCLTKEWLRNQNHTLPQDLHSYSLHSLALKHPLQSEVKEVKFQNQLGDFVYSGKVTTLQEEMPAIIESLLVLEHLYEIIVFDHQSWNCYFNNFVHFFHHNMHEALKVAGLNDACNPRNAEYNADHIWPMFGAAVETIKVLTIIEHKYEQLIKLYQ; encoded by the exons atgACCGCCAACAGCAGTGCCAGTGAATCCTTCGAGCTCCAATTCTTGGAGCGactacagcagcagcagcagcagcaggagcaggagcagagtGCTCCGGCGGCGACAAAAGCGTCCTGCCAGCAGCAATCCAACATCATCGGTCGCATTT CTACCTCCAAGTGCTGGCTCCTGGGCATCCTGCTGCTACTCACAGTCGCCACTAGTTGGCCAACGGGGACAATTGCCGCACCGCGTCGCGCTCGAGGATTGAGCCTGATTCTGCCGCACCGCAATCACGCACGACTacaccatcaccaccagcaCACCAGGTCAATAAGCACCAAGATCGTGCCCCTGTTAACCAATCAGACTGAAGGCAGGGAGCAGTGCACGGACCTTAAAATGACTCCCAATATCGAACACCTGCAAGTGGCGCTCGAGGTGGCCAAGAATACGCGGGAGGCGGTCCTCTGTCTGACCAAAGAATGG CTGAGGAATCAAAACCACACCCTGCCCCAAGATCTTCACTCCTACTCTCTGCATTCCCTGGCATTGAAGCATCCGCTCCAGTCGGAGGTCAAGGAAGTTAAGTTCCAGAACCAGCTGGGTGACTTTGTGTACAGTGGCAAGGTGACAACGCTGCAGGAGGAGATGCCGGCCATTATCGAGTCCCTGCTGGTCCTGGAGCATCTATACGAGATCATTGTGTTCGATCACCAGTCCTGGAACTGCTACTTCAATAACTTCGTGCATTTCTTCCATCACAACATGCACGAGGCTCTCAAGGTCGCCGGTCTCAACGATGCCTGCAATCCGAGGAACGCCGAGTACAATGCCGATCACATATGGCCGATGTTTGGCGCCGCCGTGGAGACCATCAAGGTGCTGACCATCATCGAGCACAAGTACGAGCAGCTGATCAAGCTGTATCAGTAA
- the kairos gene encoding kairos, isoform A, which yields MDALRFRGSPFARFTGQSTGPGHPRPPPHPQHPQRPQAAGTHGISAPEPLIVVEESNLPEEQEDSSEPTVSNRGSLDIDSPVNPYLLSPWRDPREARKHSLPSQQVTDGITASQVRRLSERGGEGSGPTPKEAAFLATLSQAPAPTGRRHSVVTISKVPTTLFGRSRRESVAAYPNSNGSSRVLNSRRESNTGPPSTDPIGSIHNLQLDIMDDIYLQSRKARLKLWTSSNEKVCEVQTVDEAGSGQPGRRFTNRRYSECPQPGLASSFRRASELPPSQQQQQQAQSQSSTRASTRRKKSGSGTGLLGSRTDIAGIFSSLTSSAMDMHRPEPEGRDGSSSASSSATATASSPFLSQTFQAAARGRATSATPTPTTHSGSLAVGGGGGVGGGGSGTTGGLLDPNAGRSTRSNSFDVSLLNNAKQLVSDVQDNGSATLSGWFAKRHTPLARKKSVRSKSSAVALSKDVLERLQKKDPLGGDSGKPKLKPRSKQKTWAESTKATVDATILGTAIEGFLRKSSNASMGGSGAGSSGGGASTSAASRGATPKAGKDSGSASGSPAHGARRSRPSASSSAQSQAGRAVRSTLNWFGKADEDDSKDTCDASLCATLKDLFVK from the exons ATGG ATGCGCTACGCTTCCGTGGTTCACCATTCGCCCGCTTTACGGGCCAGTCGACCGGACCGGGCCATCCCCGTCCGCCGCCACACCCACAACATCCGCAACGCCCACAGGCGGCGGGAACACACGGCATCAGTGCCCCGGAGCCGCTGATCGTTGTGGAGGAGTCCAATCTgccggaggagcaggaggacaGCTCTGAGCCGACGGTCTCGAATCGCGGCAGCCTGGACATCGACTCGCCCGTGAATCCGTATCTACTCTCGCCATGGCGGGATCCACGCGAGGCCAGAAAGCATTCGCTGCCCTCGCAGCAGGTGACCGACGGCATCACGGCCAGCCAGGTGCGCCGGCTCTCGGAGCGAGGCGGCGAGGGATCGGGGCCCACACCGAAGGAGGCCGCCTTTTTGGCCACTTTGTCGCAGGCTCCGGCGCCGACCGGACGTCGCCACTCGGTGGTGACCATCTCGAAGGTGCCCACCACACTATTTGGACGCTCGCGTCGCGAATCCGTGGCCGCGTATCCCAACAGCAATGG GAGCAGTCGGGTGCTGAATTCCCGCCGGGAGAGCAACACAGGTCCCCCATCGACAGACCCCATCGGCAGCATTCACAATCTGCAGCTGGACATCATGGACGACATCTACTTGCAGTCGCGCAAGGCCCGCTTGAAGCTTTGGACATCCTCCAACGAGAAGGTGTGCGAGGTGCAGACCGTCGACGAGGCCGGCTCCGGCCAGCCGGGCCGACGATTCACCAACCGTCGCTACTCGGAATGCCCCCAGCCAGGATTGGCCAGCTCCTTTCGCCGCGCCTCCGAGCTGCCGccgtcgcagcagcagcagcagcaggctcAGTCGCAGAGCTCGACTCGGGCCTCAACGCGTCGCAAGAAATCGGGCAGTGGAACTGGACTATTGGGCAGTCGTACGGACATCGCCGGCATATTTAGCTCGTTGACCAGCTCGGCCATGGATATGCACCGGCCGGAACCGGAAGGCCGGGATGGCAGCTCAAGTGCTAGTTCTTCGGCAACGGCCACGGCCAGTAGCCCGTTTCTCAGCCAGACCTTTCAGGCGGCCGCTCGTGGGCGTGCTACCagcgccacgcccacaccaACAACCCACAGCGGTTCActggcggtgggcggtggagGTGGCGTAGGCGGTGGAGGATCTGGAACCACTGGCGGCCTACTCGATCCCAATGCCGGTAGGTCGACACGATCCAATAGCTTCGATGTGTCCCTGCTGAACAACGCCAAGCAGCTGGTGAGCGATGTCCAGGACAATGGATCGGCCACGCTGTCCGGTTGGTTTGCCAAGCGGCACACGCCGTTGGCGCGCAAGAAGAGCGTGCGGAGCAAGAGTTCGGCGGTGGCGCTGTCCAAGGATGTGCTGGAGCGGCTGCAGAAGAAGGATCCGCTAGGTGGTGACTCTGGCAAGCCGAAATTGAAGCCAAGGAGCAAACAGAAGACCTGGGCGGAGTCCACCAAGGCGACGGTGGATGCCACCATTCTGGGCACGGCCATCGAGGGTTTCCTGCGAAAGAGCTCCAACGCCAGCATGGGCGGATCCGGAGCTGGGTCGTCCGGCGGCGGTGCCTCCACATCGGCAGCGTCTCGCGGTGCCACGCCCAAGGCGGGCAAGGATTCGGGCAGCGCCAGCGGCAGTCCCGCCCATGGCGCCCGGCGGAGTCGACCATCCGCCAGCAGCTCTGCTCAATCGCAGGCCGGCCGGGCAGTCCGCTCCACGCTCAATTGGTTCGGCAAGGCCGACGAGGACGACTCCAAGGACACGTGCGACGCCTCGCTCTGCGCCACGCTCAAGGACCTCTTCGTCAAATAG